The following are from one region of the Endozoicomonas sp. 4G genome:
- a CDS encoding peptide ABC transporter substrate-binding protein, whose product MIRIQDASAIIKGEKPVDSLGVKALDDKTFQVTLEQPVPYFIKMLAHPTTFPVPQKVVEKYGDDWTKPENMVSNGAYKMERWVVNERIKLVRNSHYWNDAKTVIDEVSFLPISGNVELTRYKAGEVDFTNGTNPIPVQHFASLKKSIPDEVKITPRLSTYYYEFNEQVKPFDDARVRKALSYAINRDAIAKHVMKQGQTPAYTLTPTSVAGFIPPEIDYSKMTQTERNAEAKRLLAEAGFGPDNPLKFDLLYNTDESHKQIAIAVSQMWKPLGVKVTLENQEWKTFLDSKSEGKFQVARAGWAGDYNEASTFLDLKTSTHGNNDGNFNSPEYDALMKKSRTVTSDKERTELYRKAEKILAEEMPLAPVIEYKTSRLVKSYVGGYPMGNVEDNIYTKDLYIEKH is encoded by the coding sequence ATGATACGAATTCAGGATGCTTCTGCCATTATCAAAGGTGAAAAGCCCGTAGACAGTCTTGGCGTCAAAGCTCTTGATGACAAAACCTTTCAGGTGACTCTGGAACAACCTGTCCCTTATTTCATCAAAATGCTGGCTCACCCCACTACCTTTCCGGTACCGCAAAAAGTGGTTGAGAAATACGGTGACGACTGGACCAAGCCAGAAAATATGGTATCCAATGGCGCCTATAAGATGGAAAGGTGGGTTGTGAATGAGCGAATTAAATTGGTTCGCAATAGCCACTATTGGAATGATGCAAAAACCGTCATTGATGAGGTTAGCTTCCTTCCTATTTCAGGCAATGTGGAGCTGACACGCTACAAAGCAGGCGAGGTAGACTTTACCAACGGCACAAACCCTATTCCTGTTCAGCACTTTGCCAGCCTGAAAAAAAGCATACCTGATGAAGTAAAAATCACCCCAAGACTCTCTACTTATTACTATGAGTTTAATGAGCAGGTTAAGCCTTTTGATGATGCTCGTGTCAGAAAGGCGCTTTCCTACGCCATCAATCGCGATGCCATTGCCAAGCACGTAATGAAGCAAGGCCAAACACCCGCTTATACTCTCACACCCACATCGGTAGCTGGTTTTATTCCACCTGAAATTGACTACAGCAAGATGACCCAGACCGAGCGGAATGCTGAGGCCAAACGCCTTCTGGCAGAAGCCGGTTTTGGCCCTGATAATCCACTGAAATTTGACCTCCTCTACAACACGGATGAATCACACAAGCAGATAGCTATTGCCGTCTCGCAAATGTGGAAACCTCTGGGCGTTAAAGTCACGTTGGAAAATCAGGAATGGAAAACCTTCCTTGATAGTAAAAGTGAAGGAAAATTTCAGGTTGCCAGGGCAGGCTGGGCAGGGGACTACAACGAAGCTTCGACCTTTCTTGATTTAAAAACATCCACTCATGGTAACAACGATGGCAACTTTAATAGCCCTGAGTACGATGCCTTGATGAAAAAATCCAGAACGGTGACTTCAGACAAAGAACGAACCGAACTTTATCGCAAAGCTGAAAAAATACTGGCTGAGGAAATGCCTTTAGCTCCTGTTATTGAGTACAAAACCAGCCGACTGGTGAAGTCCTACGTAGGCGGTTATCCCATGGGCAATGTTGAGGACAACATTTACACCAAAGATCTGTATATCGAGAAGCATTAA
- a CDS encoding AbrB/MazE/SpoVT family DNA-binding domain-containing protein yields the protein MPKLTSERQVTIPQDVCNKLGLVPGDTVEVFERDGVACLVKMSSETLSGILACPQAEESEAAANRDDLDFKEVLKERAAKKFRGRE from the coding sequence ATGCCTAAATTGACCAGTGAAAGACAGGTAACCATACCTCAGGATGTTTGTAACAAACTCGGGCTTGTACCCGGCGATACTGTTGAGGTGTTTGAGCGGGATGGGGTCGCTTGTCTGGTAAAAATGTCCAGTGAAACACTGTCAGGTATATTAGCTTGTCCTCAAGCCGAAGAGTCAGAAGCTGCGGCAAACCGGGATGATCTGGATTTTAAGGAGGTTTTGAAGGAAAGAGCGGCCAAAAAGTTCAGAGGTCGGGAATGA
- a CDS encoding IS30 family transposase: MAYTHLSLEERHYIAVQHREGVSLNKIAEALGRSQSSISREVARNTGQRGYRHKQAHQKAQKRHQEKAKAVKLTDDIKRQIEDRIRDDWSPEQVVGRLEKEGVIKLHHETVYQFILEDKKAGGTLYKHLRHQRKTYRKRYGSAHNRTGIPNRVGIEQRPKIANERGRVGDWEADTIIGKNHKGAIVTIDERKTKLRVAVPLPGKKSKAVKQAMVSSLKPLKKFVKTITYDNGKEFVEHEAVARDLGCDSYFATPYHSWERGQNENANGLLRQYFPKAMELDKVSEQEVIIAVDKMNNRPRKCLGYKSPYEAFKESTGIDARKVMGYALMT; this comes from the coding sequence ATGGCCTATACGCACCTGAGTCTTGAAGAGAGACATTATATCGCAGTTCAACACAGAGAGGGCGTTTCACTGAATAAAATTGCTGAGGCACTTGGTCGCTCCCAAAGCAGTATCTCACGTGAAGTGGCAAGGAACACTGGACAACGAGGCTATAGACATAAACAGGCACACCAGAAGGCTCAGAAACGCCATCAGGAAAAGGCAAAAGCAGTCAAGTTGACCGACGATATTAAACGACAAATAGAAGATAGAATCAGGGATGACTGGAGTCCTGAGCAAGTTGTTGGACGACTCGAAAAAGAAGGGGTCATCAAGCTTCACCATGAGACTGTTTACCAGTTTATACTGGAAGACAAAAAAGCCGGTGGGACGCTTTATAAACACTTGCGTCACCAAAGAAAAACGTACCGTAAACGATATGGTTCAGCCCATAATCGGACTGGTATTCCTAATCGTGTTGGCATAGAGCAACGACCCAAGATTGCCAATGAAAGAGGTCGTGTAGGCGACTGGGAAGCCGACACCATTATCGGTAAAAATCATAAAGGGGCTATTGTCACAATAGATGAGCGCAAGACTAAACTCCGTGTTGCAGTGCCACTGCCAGGCAAGAAATCAAAAGCGGTTAAACAGGCAATGGTCAGCTCTCTCAAGCCTTTGAAGAAGTTTGTGAAAACCATAACTTACGACAATGGCAAGGAATTTGTTGAACATGAGGCGGTGGCCAGAGATCTGGGTTGTGACAGCTATTTCGCTACTCCATATCACTCATGGGAGAGAGGTCAGAATGAAAACGCCAATGGTTTGCTCAGGCAGTACTTTCCCAAGGCAATGGAGCTTGATAAGGTCTCTGAGCAAGAAGTCATAATAGCTGTTGACAAGATGAACAACAGACCCAGAAAGTGTCTTGGTTACAAGTCACCTTATGAGGCATTCAAAGAGTCAACAGGGATAGATGCAAGAAAAGTCATGGGTTATGCACTTATGACTTGA